In a single window of the Ruminococcus albus 7 = DSM 20455 genome:
- a CDS encoding recombinase family protein: MQDKITALYCRLSQDDMLDGESNSITNQKAILQKFAEDNGFPNPTFYVDDGVSGTTWEREGFKAMMSDIEDGKVATVITKDLSRLGRDYLKTGELIEMVFPDYDVRYIAVNDNVDTAKSENELLAFKNIFNDWYARDCSKKIRAVFRAKGQSGKHLCPPVYGYKKSDTDKNLWVIDEPAAEVVRKIFKLCIDGYGPVQIARILTEQGIPTPTAYALSQGRDNGRHNAKTYRWGANTITHILERLEYCGHTVNFRTKMKSYKVHKIIYNPEDEWQIFENTQEPIITQETFDLVQELRKNKRRPQKCEIVNPFAGMVYCANCGEKMYLSRRKNERPEQEHMRCSTYAKEQDKCSVHYIRTCVLNEIVLGELNKLLTMVRGNEEEFVKRVMSSSVQRKSSELTKAKKTLKQAEKRIAELDKLFTRLYEDNVLGRLSDERFTMMSAGYEEEQAKLKATVAELTAFVETAEQKSSDVTAFLNVIKQYEHITVLTPKIMHELIDRIVVHEADKSSGKRIQDIVIHYRFDVAVSTISVETGKYGKKVA, translated from the coding sequence ATGCAAGACAAGATCACAGCTTTATACTGCCGTCTTTCGCAGGACGATATGTTGGACGGCGAGAGCAACAGTATTACCAACCAGAAAGCAATTTTGCAGAAATTCGCTGAGGACAACGGCTTTCCAAATCCGACTTTCTACGTCGATGACGGAGTGAGTGGCACGACTTGGGAGCGTGAGGGCTTCAAAGCGATGATGTCGGACATTGAGGACGGCAAGGTCGCTACGGTAATCACTAAGGATTTGAGCCGATTAGGTCGTGACTACCTGAAAACAGGTGAGCTGATCGAAATGGTGTTTCCTGACTACGATGTTCGCTACATTGCCGTCAACGATAATGTTGACACGGCAAAGTCCGAGAACGAACTGCTTGCTTTCAAGAACATTTTTAATGACTGGTACGCCCGTGATTGCAGTAAGAAGATCCGTGCTGTGTTCAGGGCAAAGGGACAGTCGGGCAAGCACCTGTGTCCGCCCGTGTACGGCTACAAGAAGTCCGATACCGACAAGAACCTGTGGGTAATTGATGAGCCTGCCGCCGAGGTGGTACGCAAGATTTTCAAGCTCTGCATTGACGGCTACGGTCCGGTGCAGATTGCCCGTATCTTGACCGAACAGGGTATCCCTACACCGACTGCCTACGCATTGTCGCAAGGTCGTGATAACGGACGGCATAACGCAAAGACCTACCGCTGGGGTGCAAATACGATTACCCATATCCTTGAACGCCTTGAATACTGCGGTCACACGGTCAACTTCCGCACAAAGATGAAGTCCTACAAGGTACATAAGATCATCTACAATCCGGAGGACGAGTGGCAGATCTTCGAGAATACGCAAGAGCCTATCATTACTCAGGAAACATTCGACTTGGTGCAGGAGCTTCGCAAGAATAAGCGCAGACCGCAGAAATGCGAAATAGTGAATCCGTTCGCAGGAATGGTTTACTGTGCCAACTGCGGAGAGAAGATGTACCTGAGCCGCCGCAAGAACGAGCGTCCCGAACAGGAACACATGAGATGCTCCACCTACGCAAAGGAACAGGACAAATGCTCGGTGCATTATATCCGCACTTGCGTACTCAACGAAATTGTCCTCGGTGAGCTGAACAAGCTCCTGACGATGGTCAGAGGCAATGAGGAGGAGTTTGTCAAGCGTGTCATGAGCAGTTCCGTACAGCGTAAATCCTCAGAGCTTACAAAAGCAAAGAAAACGCTGAAACAGGCTGAAAAGCGTATCGCTGAACTGGACAAGCTCTTTACAAGGCTTTATGAGGATAATGTACTCGGCAGGCTGTCGGACGAGCGTTTCACGATGATGTCGGCAGGATATGAGGAAGAACAGGCAAAGCTGAAAGCCACTGTTGCGGAACTTACTGCCTTTGTCGAAACGGCTGAACAGAAGTCCTCTGATGTAACGGCGTTCCTCAATGTCATCAAGCAATATGAGCATATCACGGTGCTTACTCCGAAGATCATGCACGAACTGATTGACAGGATAGTAGTCCATGAAGCAGACAAGTCCAGCGGAAAGCGAATCCAGGATATTGTCATTCACTATCGTTTTGATGTGGCGGTATCGACGATTTCCGTTGAAACAGGTAAATATGGAAAAAAGGTCGCATAA
- a CDS encoding plasmid mobilization protein, translating to METEKKKRGRPPKRKAMEFEGMTYEGAINHALDQEVRAELDDTLAHKSEDELSDDERKYLKRKREKKSYTLNVRFTESEMQDILARCEQYGYKNKTEYIRDCVRARVDLTPDRSEIAECNRLMKRIGANINQILVRLYSTGHIYAEDITEIKRGVNEIWHILLSIRSGQQSAQQSLTSQTEIRPSTVYMSTLMLAEPIVQEQARTSEPSETQEQDAPKSLPTT from the coding sequence ATGGAAACCGAGAAAAAGAAGCGTGGCAGACCGCCCAAGCGCAAGGCTATGGAGTTCGAGGGTATGACTTATGAGGGAGCTATCAATCACGCACTTGACCAAGAGGTCAGAGCCGAGCTTGACGATACCCTTGCACACAAGTCCGAGGACGAGCTTTCCGACGATGAACGCAAGTACCTGAAACGCAAGAGGGAGAAGAAGTCCTACACGCTAAATGTTCGCTTTACGGAATCGGAAATGCAGGACATTTTAGCAAGGTGTGAGCAGTACGGGTACAAGAACAAGACCGAGTATATCCGTGACTGTGTTCGGGCGAGGGTTGATCTCACTCCCGACCGCTCCGAAATTGCCGAATGCAATCGCCTGATGAAACGCATCGGAGCGAACATCAATCAGATACTTGTCCGACTTTACAGCACAGGTCACATCTATGCCGAGGATATTACCGAGATAAAGAGAGGGGTTAATGAAATTTGGCATATACTTCTATCCATACGATCCGGGCAACAGTCAGCGCAGCAATCGCTTACATCACAAACGGAGATAAGACCATCGACGGTTTATATGTCAACTCTTATGCTTGCCGAGCCGATAGTGCAGGAGCAAGCGAGGACTTCCGAGCCGTCCGAAACACAGGAACAGGACGCACCCAAATCCTTGCCTACCACATGA
- a CDS encoding transposon-encoded TnpW family protein, translating into MNETTTAAVAVTDNVSEYHIGHTTYRVKTVFNPAFRESLSDILARLITEDCEKMLGESGQEQDKQAV; encoded by the coding sequence ATGAATGAAACAACAACTGCCGCCGTTGCGGTAACAGATAACGTGTCCGAGTATCATATCGGGCATACAACATACAGAGTGAAAACTGTCTTTAACCCAGCTTTTCGGGAGAGCCTGAGCGATATACTTGCAAGGCTCATCACAGAGGACTGTGAGAAAATGCTCGGTGAATCCGGACAAGAACAGGACAAGCAGGCTGTGTGA
- a CDS encoding DUF2085 domain-containing protein — protein MTENRKQELWVKAMECGAMYGCHQRADRSFFLGQWQFPVCARCTGVMIGHFIGFHLALKKRKSSWAAVCFCEVMLADWVLQAMKIKGSTNTRRLVTGIAGGLGTAVLYFKVWRRILSAVHIQFSTKE, from the coding sequence ATGACCGAGAACAGAAAGCAGGAACTCTGGGTGAAAGCCATGGAGTGCGGTGCGATGTACGGTTGTCATCAGCGGGCGGACAGAAGCTTTTTTCTGGGGCAGTGGCAGTTCCCTGTGTGTGCGAGATGCACGGGGGTAATGATAGGTCACTTTATCGGATTTCACCTTGCTTTGAAAAAGCGGAAATCCTCATGGGCGGCGGTATGCTTTTGCGAAGTCATGCTGGCGGATTGGGTATTGCAGGCAATGAAGATAAAGGGATCCACCAACACAAGGCGGCTGGTGACAGGTATTGCAGGCGGTCTCGGGACAGCTGTGCTGTACTTCAAGGTATGGCGGAGGATACTTTCAGCGGTACACATTCAATTTTCTACTAAAGAGTGA
- a CDS encoding recombinase family protein, whose translation MSKIGYIRVSTERQETARQQEIMCDYQVDRIFSEKLSGANTDRPQLRAMLDYVREGDTLYIESISRLGRSTKDLLNIIDTLTDKGVTLVSHKENIDTDTPTGKFMLTVFAALSQLEREQLKQRQREGIEIAKAQGKYTGRKPLPTDWTRFGQLYGEWRAKNITGRDFMWRMDMSANTFYRRVREYESTHGIAEPTSA comes from the coding sequence ATGAGCAAAATCGGATATATTCGTGTATCAACAGAAAGACAGGAAACCGCCCGTCAGCAGGAAATCATGTGCGACTATCAGGTTGACCGCATCTTCTCCGAGAAGCTGTCAGGAGCGAACACCGACCGTCCTCAGCTCAGGGCTATGCTTGACTATGTGCGTGAGGGAGATACCCTCTACATCGAGAGCATAAGCCGTCTGGGACGCTCCACGAAAGATTTGCTGAACATCATCGACACTCTCACCGACAAGGGTGTTACCCTCGTCAGCCATAAGGAGAACATCGACACAGACACGCCTACGGGCAAATTTATGCTTACCGTGTTCGCAGCACTCTCACAGTTGGAGCGTGAACAGCTCAAACAGCGACAGCGTGAGGGCATCGAGATCGCTAAGGCACAGGGCAAGTACACGGGACGGAAACCTCTCCCCACCGACTGGACGAGGTTCGGGCAGCTCTATGGGGAATGGAGAGCGAAGAACATCACAGGCAGGGACTTTATGTGGAGAATGGATATGTCGGCAAACACCTTTTACCGCCGTGTCAGGGAGTATGAATCCACTCACGGCATTGCCGAGCCGACCTCAGCTTGA
- a CDS encoding phospho-sugar mutase — protein MSKETELYKLWCEKAVDDPDLQTELKSIEGDDEAVLDRFYRDLEFGTGGLRGVIGAGAYRLNIYTIRRATQGLADYVNATFKNAKVAISYDSRIKSDVFAKATAAVMAANGIKAYIYKELMPTPCLSWAVRELGCQAGVMVTASHNPAKYNGYKVYGEDGCQLTIDAANVVTEKIEAVDMFGGAKYIDFEEGLKSGMIEYIGQDVIDKYLDKVAEQGIHTDLVADSGLKVVYTPLNGTGNKPVRAILKKIGIKEVTVVPEQENPDGNFPTCPFPNPEIKEALAKGLELCKSVKPDLLLATDPDCDRVGIAVPAPDGSYVLFSGNEVGAMLLKYVCQERTALGTMPKDPVAVKTIVTTDICRKIADEYGVELRNVLTGFKFIGEQIGFLEKDDQADRYIFGFEESYGYLAGSYVRDKDAVVASMLICEMAAFYRTKGITLLQAREELYKQYGNYLHSQESFQCEGASGMEKMKEIMADLRTNGPKEIGGLKVTVFADYKTSEQTDIATGKKTVLTLPKSDVLVFELEQGASVVIRPSGTEPKIKAYYTAIGDTRADAEKTEAALKADFKKILGF, from the coding sequence ATGAGCAAAGAAACTGAACTCTACAAGCTCTGGTGTGAGAAAGCTGTGGACGATCCCGATCTTCAGACTGAACTGAAAAGCATTGAGGGCGATGATGAAGCTGTCCTCGACCGTTTTTACAGAGATCTCGAATTCGGCACAGGCGGTCTGCGTGGCGTTATCGGTGCAGGCGCATACAGACTGAACATCTATACCATAAGACGTGCTACACAGGGCCTTGCTGACTATGTGAACGCTACTTTCAAGAATGCAAAGGTAGCTATATCCTACGATTCAAGAATAAAGTCAGATGTATTCGCAAAGGCTACCGCAGCTGTTATGGCAGCTAACGGCATCAAGGCATACATCTACAAGGAGCTTATGCCTACTCCCTGCCTTTCATGGGCAGTACGTGAACTGGGCTGTCAGGCAGGCGTTATGGTAACTGCTTCACACAACCCCGCTAAGTACAACGGCTACAAGGTATACGGTGAGGACGGCTGTCAGTTGACTATCGATGCTGCAAACGTTGTTACCGAGAAAATCGAGGCTGTTGATATGTTCGGCGGCGCTAAGTATATCGACTTTGAAGAGGGTCTGAAAAGCGGCATGATCGAGTACATCGGTCAGGACGTTATCGACAAGTACCTTGACAAGGTGGCTGAGCAGGGCATACATACCGATCTCGTTGCAGACAGCGGTCTGAAGGTGGTATATACACCTCTCAACGGCACAGGCAACAAGCCCGTTAGAGCTATACTGAAGAAAATAGGCATCAAGGAAGTTACAGTAGTTCCCGAGCAGGAGAACCCCGACGGAAACTTCCCCACCTGTCCTTTCCCGAACCCCGAGATCAAAGAGGCACTGGCTAAGGGTCTTGAACTCTGCAAGAGCGTAAAGCCCGACCTGCTGCTTGCTACCGATCCCGACTGTGACCGTGTAGGTATTGCAGTACCCGCTCCCGACGGCAGCTATGTACTGTTCTCCGGAAATGAAGTAGGCGCTATGCTGCTGAAATACGTTTGCCAGGAAAGAACAGCCCTGGGTACCATGCCCAAGGATCCTGTTGCTGTAAAGACTATCGTTACTACAGATATCTGCAGGAAGATAGCTGATGAGTACGGTGTTGAGCTGAGAAACGTTCTGACAGGCTTCAAGTTCATCGGTGAGCAGATAGGCTTCCTGGAGAAGGACGATCAGGCTGACAGATACATCTTCGGCTTTGAGGAGAGCTACGGTTACCTTGCAGGTTCCTATGTACGTGACAAGGACGCTGTTGTAGCTTCCATGCTGATCTGCGAAATGGCAGCATTCTACCGTACAAAGGGCATCACTCTGCTGCAGGCAAGAGAGGAGCTCTACAAGCAGTACGGCAACTATCTCCACAGCCAGGAATCCTTCCAGTGCGAGGGTGCAAGCGGCATGGAAAAGATGAAGGAGATCATGGCAGATCTGAGGACAAACGGCCCCAAGGAGATCGGCGGACTGAAAGTAACAGTATTTGCAGACTACAAGACCTCCGAGCAGACCGACATCGCAACAGGCAAGAAGACCGTTCTTACTCTGCCCAAGTCCGATGTACTGGTATTCGAGCTTGAACAGGGTGCAAGCGTTGTCATAAGGCCCTCGGGCACCGAGCCTAAGATCAAGGCTTACTACACCGCTATCGGTGATACAAGAGCTGACGCTGAAAAGACAGAGGCTGCACTGAAGGCAGACTTCAAGAAGATACTGGGCTTCTGA
- a CDS encoding alpha/beta fold hydrolase, whose translation MSNSEYITEKRYFPSSDKGKKIYYEIYTKKDIQPKAVIQIVHGMCEYVRRYREFARLLNDNGYLVVGNDHLGHGMTAAKLAEEKDGVIDPNENEERGFISERDGWQHCVADMHRLTRIIKKEYQGIPYFMFAHSMGSLMGRAYVTAYPGELDGIIYSGTGALLGTESQLMLYLQGIEKVKGSRFRPPLTDKAMFGKYGLYNSKSGRDGGGWLNRDAEEVRKYSADPYCNFSFTVNGFLNLLGVNYYVNRNKWFEVYPKELPTYIISGSKDPVGDCGRGVLKVYNKLRLYDCDVEMKIYNGARHELINELNREEVYRDILDFYEGVLSAEAEGRS comes from the coding sequence ATGTCAAACAGTGAATACATTACCGAAAAAAGATATTTCCCTTCAAGTGACAAGGGCAAGAAGATATACTATGAGATATACACCAAAAAGGATATTCAGCCGAAAGCGGTGATACAGATCGTTCACGGTATGTGTGAGTATGTGCGCCGTTATCGTGAGTTTGCAAGACTTCTCAATGACAACGGCTACCTTGTGGTGGGCAACGACCATCTCGGACACGGCATGACAGCTGCCAAGCTTGCCGAGGAAAAGGACGGTGTCATAGACCCGAATGAGAACGAGGAGCGCGGCTTTATCAGTGAGCGCGACGGCTGGCAGCACTGTGTGGCTGATATGCACCGCCTTACACGTATAATAAAGAAAGAGTACCAGGGCATACCCTATTTCATGTTCGCACACAGCATGGGCAGTCTTATGGGCAGGGCTTATGTCACAGCTTATCCCGGTGAACTGGACGGCATTATCTACAGCGGCACAGGTGCACTGCTGGGTACGGAGTCACAGCTGATGCTGTATCTGCAGGGCATCGAAAAGGTGAAGGGCAGCAGGTTCAGACCGCCCCTTACCGATAAGGCGATGTTCGGAAAGTACGGTCTGTACAATTCAAAGTCGGGCAGAGACGGCGGAGGCTGGCTCAACCGTGATGCGGAGGAGGTCAGAAAATACTCGGCTGACCCATACTGCAATTTCAGCTTCACTGTCAACGGCTTCCTGAATCTGCTTGGGGTGAACTACTATGTAAACCGCAATAAGTGGTTCGAGGTATACCCGAAGGAACTGCCCACGTATATCATATCGGGCAGCAAGGACCCTGTGGGGGACTGCGGCAGGGGAGTGCTGAAGGTCTACAACAAGCTCCGGCTGTATGACTGCGATGTTGAGATGAAGATATACAACGGTGCAAGACACGAGCTGATAAACGAACTCAACAGGGAGGAAGTTTACAGGGATATACTTGACTTCTATGAGGGCGTGCTGTCCGCTGAGGCAGAGGGCAGAAGCTGA
- a CDS encoding AlwI family type II restriction endonuclease translates to MARLQGRTLFFITSPRSPFKMIPEISLLVKDFTGKEWNTTTQEEFIKELVQDEHFEGTGSPKDLAFSARDRINRGPKALGFVDLKPSIQLTDAGKNFIDEDLCEEALLRQLLKFQLPSPYHTETTNPDVTFCVKPYLEILRLVYTLEKVTFDEIMIFGMQLTSYTKFDEVVQKILKFRKAKENNRGSYKNFMGKYRDDEIFSIFSDDIQQGNTKTRESKDASVAKFIKTKASNQRDYTDACFRYLRATGLVSISQKGKSLYITPEKKAEVEYYLNNIDRKPVFIDSEREYKAYLFDSTVPTLYTDDRDNIIQELSVISPGISYADWDIFALKKELKHKLTERKAGIISKQVKRLKDYKEYADVIGTFGDIMNKAYYDTPLMFEWNTWRAMTMLDGGNIVANLKFDDNGDPLSTASGNMADIVCDYGKFALAVEVTMQSGQKQYEMEGEPVSRHLAKLKKETGKEAYCFFIAPKINESCIAHFFVLHKLNLSSYGGESVIIPLELDVFTKMVEQSGKATYEPSPEQVHKFCKYSMEVAKSVNNEMEWYEKIRSKALDWLAA, encoded by the coding sequence ATGGCACGATTACAAGGTCGAACATTATTTTTCATTACTTCTCCTCGTTCTCCGTTCAAGATGATTCCTGAAATTTCCTTGCTTGTAAAAGATTTTACTGGTAAGGAGTGGAATACAACTACTCAAGAGGAGTTTATAAAGGAATTAGTTCAAGATGAGCATTTTGAAGGAACCGGCTCACCAAAGGATTTAGCTTTCAGCGCTCGTGATAGAATAAATAGAGGTCCGAAGGCATTAGGTTTTGTTGATTTAAAACCGTCCATACAATTAACAGATGCAGGAAAGAACTTCATTGATGAAGATTTGTGTGAAGAAGCACTGCTAAGGCAGCTCTTGAAATTCCAGTTACCGTCCCCGTATCATACCGAAACAACGAACCCTGATGTAACCTTCTGCGTTAAGCCTTACCTTGAAATCTTAAGATTGGTTTATACACTTGAAAAAGTCACTTTTGATGAAATAATGATTTTTGGTATGCAGCTTACAAGTTATACCAAATTTGATGAAGTTGTACAGAAAATATTGAAATTCAGAAAAGCTAAGGAAAATAACAGAGGTAGTTACAAAAACTTTATGGGAAAATATCGTGATGATGAGATATTTTCTATTTTTTCTGATGACATTCAGCAAGGCAATACCAAAACAAGAGAGTCAAAAGATGCTTCGGTAGCTAAATTTATAAAGACGAAAGCATCTAATCAGCGTGATTACACAGATGCTTGTTTTAGGTATCTAAGAGCAACTGGTCTTGTATCTATCTCTCAGAAAGGAAAATCCCTCTATATTACGCCTGAAAAGAAAGCTGAGGTTGAATACTATCTGAATAATATTGATAGGAAACCCGTATTTATTGATTCTGAAAGAGAATATAAAGCATACCTGTTTGATAGCACAGTTCCAACTCTGTACACAGATGATAGAGATAACATAATACAAGAACTCAGTGTTATATCTCCAGGTATCAGTTACGCAGATTGGGATATATTTGCACTCAAAAAGGAATTAAAGCATAAGCTGACCGAAAGAAAAGCTGGTATTATAAGCAAGCAGGTTAAGCGATTGAAAGACTATAAGGAGTATGCTGATGTCATTGGAACATTTGGCGATATTATGAATAAAGCCTACTATGACACTCCGCTTATGTTTGAATGGAATACTTGGCGAGCTATGACTATGCTTGATGGCGGCAACATTGTTGCAAATCTCAAATTTGATGATAATGGTGATCCGCTTTCAACAGCTTCAGGCAATATGGCTGACATTGTTTGTGATTACGGCAAATTCGCTCTTGCAGTTGAAGTTACAATGCAAAGCGGTCAAAAACAATACGAAATGGAAGGAGAACCTGTATCAAGGCATTTAGCTAAGCTCAAAAAGGAGACAGGAAAAGAAGCGTATTGTTTCTTCATTGCTCCTAAAATCAACGAATCCTGCATAGCTCACTTCTTTGTTCTTCACAAATTGAACTTGTCATCTTATGGTGGAGAATCAGTCATCATTCCTTTGGAATTAGATGTTTTCACAAAAATGGTCGAACAATCTGGTAAGGCAACTTACGAGCCTTCTCCGGAACAGGTGCATAAGTTCTGCAAGTATTCTATGGAAGTTGCTAAGAGTGTAAACAACGAGATGGAGTGGTATGAAAAGATCAGAAGCAAGGCTCTTGATTGGCTTGCAGCTTAA
- a CDS encoding DUF6809 family protein produces the protein MIDMIYNLRVGDIHAAEFSDEFNALCIPFEESLTEAQLTTFHKLLDCVSDTAAAEMRAAYKVGFKDGVALMNEINS, from the coding sequence ATGATTGATATGATTTACAACCTCCGTGTGGGTGATATTCACGCTGCTGAGTTCTCGGACGAGTTTAACGCTCTTTGTATCCCGTTCGAGGAGTCGCTGACCGAAGCCCAGCTCACCACCTTCCACAAGCTCCTCGACTGCGTGAGCGATACTGCCGCCGCTGAGATGAGAGCTGCGTACAAGGTCGGTTTTAAGGACGGGGTGGCTTTAATGAACGAGATAAATTCATAA
- the purB gene encoding adenylosuccinate lyase — MSTNSYESPFCTRYASKEMQYIFSADKKFTTWRKLWVALARAEMKLGLNVTQAQVDELAAHINDVDYAKAAEYEKKFRHDVMAHVHTYGEVCPNAKGIIHMGATSCYVGDNTDVIIMRDALTIVKRKLVKVIDQLAKFADKYKNLPCLAYTHLQPAQLTTVGKRATLWCNELVMDLEDLDFQLGRLKLLGSKGTTGTQASFMELFHGDTDKVKELEKLIAEEMGFDAVVPVSGQTYSRKVDFAVCQVLAAISQSAMKFGNDIRLLQSFKEIEEPFEKTQIGSSAMAYKRNPMRDERICSLARYVMCDVLNPAFTAGTQWFERTLDDSANKRISVAEAFLGVDAILNIMLNVTDPENGLVVYDKIITKRVMAELPFMATENVIMDACEKGGDRQELHEHIRELSMIAGAHVKQDGLDNDLADLIAADPIFKVTREELAEIMKPENYIGRCPQQVDEFIANVVKPIIDANGVSDDVAEINV; from the coding sequence ATGTCAACTAACAGCTATGAATCCCCCTTCTGCACAAGGTATGCCAGCAAGGAGATGCAGTATATCTTCTCCGCTGACAAAAAGTTCACCACATGGAGAAAGCTCTGGGTAGCACTGGCAAGGGCTGAGATGAAGCTGGGTCTTAATGTAACTCAGGCACAGGTGGATGAGCTTGCCGCTCACATCAACGATGTTGATTACGCTAAGGCTGCTGAGTATGAAAAGAAGTTCCGCCACGATGTTATGGCTCACGTACATACCTATGGTGAGGTTTGCCCCAACGCCAAGGGCATAATCCACATGGGTGCGACTTCCTGCTATGTAGGTGACAACACCGATGTCATCATCATGCGCGATGCTCTGACTATCGTTAAGAGAAAGCTTGTTAAGGTAATTGACCAGCTGGCTAAGTTCGCTGACAAGTACAAGAACCTGCCTTGTCTGGCTTACACACACCTCCAGCCCGCACAGCTGACTACCGTGGGCAAGAGAGCTACTCTCTGGTGCAACGAGCTGGTAATGGACCTTGAAGACCTTGATTTCCAGCTCGGCAGACTGAAGCTGCTGGGTTCAAAGGGTACAACAGGTACTCAGGCTTCATTCATGGAGCTTTTCCACGGCGATACCGACAAGGTAAAGGAGCTTGAAAAGCTGATAGCTGAGGAAATGGGCTTTGATGCAGTTGTTCCCGTATCGGGTCAGACCTATTCCAGAAAGGTCGACTTCGCTGTATGTCAGGTACTGGCTGCTATCTCACAGAGCGCTATGAAGTTCGGCAACGATATAAGACTTCTCCAGTCCTTCAAGGAGATAGAAGAACCGTTTGAGAAGACCCAGATAGGTTCTTCCGCTATGGCTTACAAGCGTAACCCCATGAGAGATGAGAGAATCTGCTCACTGGCAAGATACGTTATGTGCGACGTACTGAACCCTGCATTCACAGCAGGTACACAGTGGTTCGAGAGAACACTGGATGACTCCGCTAACAAGCGTATCTCCGTAGCTGAGGCTTTCCTCGGTGTTGACGCTATACTCAACATCATGCTGAACGTTACTGACCCCGAGAACGGTCTGGTGGTATACGACAAGATCATCACCAAGAGAGTTATGGCTGAACTGCCTTTCATGGCTACCGAGAATGTAATCATGGACGCTTGCGAAAAGGGCGGCGACAGACAGGAGCTTCACGAGCATATCAGAGAGCTTTCCATGATAGCAGGTGCTCATGTTAAGCAGGACGGTCTTGACAATGATCTTGCTGACCTCATCGCGGCTGACCCGATCTTCAAGGTAACAAGAGAAGAGCTGGCTGAGATAATGAAGCCCGAGAACTACATCGGCAGATGCCCTCAGCAGGTAGATGAGTTCATAGCTAACGTTGTAAAGCCAATCATCGATGCTAACGGCGTATCGGACGATGTTGCAGAGATAAACGTATAA
- a CDS encoding DNA adenine methylase yields MKPILKYRGGKSKEIPNFSSFIPKDFDTYFEPFLGGGAVFFHLAPQKAVINDINEKLIQFYLELQTNPTAVREQLDRLQALYEANQAEYEQLKALTPDERVENKNEALYYLIRDMYNHKIPIEYLESVIYFFINKTAYSGMIRFNAQGEYNVPFGRYKNFNTQLITPEHFALIKSAHIMSGDYSKVFEMATEKDFMFLDPPYDCIFNDYGNIDFKNGFDEEQHRRLAADFRNLSCKALMIIGKTELTEELYGEFVKGEYEKSYAVNIRNRFKSESMHIIVTNY; encoded by the coding sequence ATGAAACCAATTCTTAAATACAGAGGTGGAAAGTCAAAGGAGATCCCGAATTTCTCCAGCTTTATACCAAAAGACTTTGATACCTATTTTGAGCCTTTCCTCGGTGGAGGAGCTGTTTTCTTTCATCTTGCTCCCCAGAAGGCTGTTATTAATGATATAAATGAAAAGCTCATTCAGTTCTATCTTGAATTACAGACAAATCCTACCGCTGTAAGAGAACAGTTAGATAGACTGCAAGCGTTATATGAAGCCAATCAAGCTGAATATGAACAGCTTAAAGCATTAACACCTGATGAGCGAGTGGAAAATAAAAACGAGGCTTTGTACTACCTTATAAGAGATATGTACAATCATAAAATCCCCATTGAGTATCTTGAGTCAGTTATCTACTTCTTCATCAATAAAACAGCATACTCAGGCATGATAAGGTTTAACGCCCAAGGCGAGTACAATGTTCCTTTTGGAAGATACAAGAACTTCAACACACAGTTAATTACTCCTGAGCATTTTGCGCTTATCAAATCAGCACATATTATGTCAGGCGATTACTCTAAAGTGTTTGAAATGGCAACCGAGAAGGATTTTATGTTTTTAGATCCACCATACGACTGTATATTTAATGATTATGGTAATATTGACTTCAAAAACGGCTTTGACGAAGAACAGCATCGTAGACTCGCTGCCGACTTCCGTAATCTGTCATGCAAAGCATTGATGATTATAGGAAAAACGGAACTTACAGAAGAATTATACGGTGAGTTCGTTAAGGGCGAATATGAAAAGTCTTATGCGGTCAATATAAGGAACAGATTTAAGTCTGAATCTATGCATATAATAGTAACAAACTATTAA